TGGATTTTCTGAGCCAGCTTTGAAATGCTTTCTGAGAAAGCTGAGCTTCGTTCCAGGGAATAAAGTGGGACTCCACGGTTCACTGAAAATAGAACCCGTCCCTCAACATTGGGGATAACAACTTCAATGGGGTGCTTGAGGCTGGATTGGATGTCCTTGGCGCTTATCCCGCTGCGCCTGTCATCCTTGTTGAGCACCAGGAGGATGTTGTTGATGGGATATTTCAGAGCCTCAAGAACCTGGAAGAACTGTTTCACCCCCTTTATGGCCGTGAGTTCTGGGGTCGTAACAAGCAGGATGAAATCGCTTGCCTCCAGGGCGGTGATGGTTATATCGTTCAGGAAGCTCAGGCAATCCACGATGGTGTAATCAAAGGCTTTTTTGAGGGTGGAGAGGATTCCTTTCACGAGCTCCGGATTTATGTAGTCAGCCATCTCGGGGCGGGGAGGAGCGAGAAGTACTTTGACCCCGGATGGGTGAGCAAGCATTGCGCTCATAATAGTCTCTTCGTCCAGAGAGATGTTCTCGGAAACGAGGTCAGCGATATGGCGGCGGGGTTGAAGGTTAAAGATAACATCCTGTCCCCCGAACTGGAGGCTCAGGTCTAAAAGGGCAACACGGGAGTTACTTTCTGAACTTAGAGCTACGGCTAAATTGGCGGCAATGGTGCTGGTGCCCACTCCACCCTTGGGACTGAAGGCAGAGATAATCTTGCCGGTCTTTTCCGGTTTTTCTTTTTGGACGGTTGGTTTGGCAGGAGTCACTACCGGACGGCTTTTCCCGAGTTCGTAAACCCTTCTTATGGCTGAAATAAGTTCATCGCTGGAGAAAGGCTTTATGAGGAACTCCCGGGCGCCTGCCAGCATTGAACGACGCATGTAAGCAGGCTCTCCCTGGACCGAAATCATTATAACCTGCGCTTCAGGGACTTCGCGGGATATTATTTCAGTGGCCGTTATGCCGTCCATCCCCGGAAGGTTTATATCCATCAGGACGATGTCAGGACGAAGTTTACGGGCCAGTTCTACGCCTTCTTCCCCAGTAGCTGCCATTCCCACAATTTCCATGTCCGGTTCAAGGGAGAGAAGTTTCCGCAGGTTCTCCCGGGTTTGAGGTATATCGTCAATAATGAGAACTTTTATGCTCATCGCATCAGCTCTCCAGCTCTGTATTCATAGGTTTGCTCCAGTTTCGGAGGAATTGGGATGTTGAAGCGGCGAAGGATGTATTCCAGGGTGACAGCTTCCGTGGAAACAATATTT
This genomic window from Anaerolineae bacterium contains:
- a CDS encoding response regulator, with the translated sequence MSIKVLIIDDIPQTRENLRKLLSLEPDMEIVGMAATGEEGVELARKLRPDIVLMDINLPGMDGITATEIISREVPEAQVIMISVQGEPAYMRRSMLAGAREFLIKPFSSDELISAIRRVYELGKSRPVVTPAKPTVQKEKPEKTGKIISAFSPKGGVGTSTIAANLAVALSSESNSRVALLDLSLQFGGQDVIFNLQPRRHIADLVSENISLDEETIMSAMLAHPSGVKVLLAPPRPEMADYINPELVKGILSTLKKAFDYTIVDCLSFLNDITITALEASDFILLVTTPELTAIKGVKQFFQVLEALKYPINNILLVLNKDDRRSGISAKDIQSSLKHPIEVVIPNVEGRVLFSVNRGVPLYSLERSSAFSESISKLAQKIQQKGGDYVAS